A genomic region of Branchiostoma lanceolatum isolate klBraLanc5 chromosome 4, klBraLanc5.hap2, whole genome shotgun sequence contains the following coding sequences:
- the LOC136433898 gene encoding uncharacterized protein isoform X2, with protein sequence MLRAVLAVVVAIVFATVVSGEWCGSFNCPRTYASDDSDEKYCCGSDRCCNDCKQSTVDPCRSSGGSSGWPSFSIWPIFTALGFLIFIISIACRCYFLRKARQRNQSQAVQMAPAAQPMQSPPGQYPQYPPTQPPVYPQYPPGQPPPYPTQAPAGQPPPYPTQAPPYPAQNPGYPQNPPYPQNPPYPQNPPYPQNPPDPAYPPKV encoded by the exons ATGTTGCGGGCAGTACTTGCCGTTGTCGTCGCCATCGTTTTTGCTACAG TTGTGAGCGGAGAGTGGTGCGGGTCCTTCAACTGTCCGCGTACGTACGCGTCCGACGACTCCGACGAGAAGTACTGCTGCGGGTCTGACCGATGCTGTAACGACTGTAAGCAGTCCACCGTGGACCCCTGCAGGTCCAGCGGTGGGTCGAGCGGCTGGCCGAG TTTCAGCATCTGGCCGATTTTTACAGCCCTCGGTTTCCTGATCTTCATCATCTCCATTGCCTGCCGCTGCTACTTCCTGAGAAAGGCCAGGCAGAGGAACCAATCGCAGG CGGTCCAGATGGCTCCTGCCGCGCAGCCCATGCAGAGCCCACCGGGCCAGTATCCGCAGTACCCCCCTACACAGCCTCCAGTCTACCCACAGTACCCACCCGGACAACCCCCACCATACCCCACACAAGCCCCAGCTGGACAGCCCCCACCCTACCCCACACAAGCCCCACCCTACCCTGCACAAAACCCGGGCTACCCACAGAACCCACCCTACCCACAGAACCCACCCTACCCACAGAACCCACCCTACCCACAAAACCCCCCTGATCCTGCTTATCCACCCAAGGTTTAG
- the LOC136432031 gene encoding kelch-like protein 31 yields the protein MFTAPARVSECSHSSWLFDRLYDFRSRGFQCDTTVVTDDGMRFDAHKVVLASCSAWFLGRFCLVTERETSIPVPWSYFAVVLEYAYARQFAVPETQRQGIVEVAKTLRMRELLQLLEQGQGDAIVQQHDQLFLVTRTSEEALRSLRTLFETGALCDILLHSANSESERVCVPVHRVVLAACVDFFANKLPQSKANAWKVNGVPDKLLRPFLAYLYTGEFDMSTVDEWKEVALFATYLGCTTLVGLCCRFVERHVTLEDVVQVFRFARKTGSLPLIQSVHAVVGRPDVFRSFADSEDFLDLDADEIAEILQEDTLSPFSEETLFDVALRWILWERDNRALVAGTVMSAVRFSCIHPAALDRVVAKAHFLRRDSSFYRQVEFAREYHSDPEGQHLNYHRNNRQF from the exons ATGTTTACAGCCCCGGCGCGTGTGAGCGAATGCTCCCACAGCTCGTGGCTCTTCGACCGACTGTACGACTTCAGGAGCCGAGGATTCCAGTGCGACACTACGGTGGTGACCGACGACGGGATGAG GTTCGACGCCCACAAGGTGGTCCTGGCGTCGTGCAGCGCCTGGTTCCTgggcag GTTCTGCCTGGTGACGGAGCGGGAGACCTCCATCCCCGTCCCCTGGTCCTACTTCGCCGTGGTGCTGGAGTACGCCTACGCCCGGCAGTTCGCGGTCCCCGAGACGCAGAGGCAGGGGATCGTCGAGGTGGCCAAGACGCTGAGAATGAGAGAGCTTCTCCAGCTTCTCGAGCAAG GTCAAGGCGACGCCATCGTGCAGCAACACGACCAACTTTTCCTCGTCACACGCACGAGTGAAGAGGCTCTGAGATCACTCCGCACACTTTTCGAGACGGGCGCGCTGTGTGACATCTTGCTCCACTCGGCCAACAG CGAGTCGGAGAGGGTGTGCGTCCCCGTCCACAGAGTCGTCCTAGCCGCCTGTGTCGACTTCTTCGCCAACAAACTCCCGCAGTCCAAAGCCAACGCCTGGAAAGTGAACGGCGTTCCCGACAAGCTGCTGAGGCCGTTTCTGGCGTACCTGTACACGGGCGAGTTCGACATGTCCACCGTGGACGAGTGGAAGGag GTGGCGCTGTTCGCCACCTACCTGGGCTGCACCACCCTGGTCGGTCTGTGCTGCCGGTTTGTAGAGAGACACGTGACGCTGGAAGATGTGGTCCAGGTCTTCAGGTTCGCCAGGAAGACGGGGTCGCTGCCGCTGATCCAGTCGGTGCACGCGGTGGTCGGTCGCCCCGACGTCTTCCGCAGCTTCGCGGACTCCGAGGACTTCCTGGACCTGGACGCAGACGAGATAG CGGAGATCCTGCAGGAAGACACGCTGTCGCCGTTCTCGGAGGAGACTCTGTTCGACGTGGCGCTGCGGTGGATCCTGTGGGAGCGGGACAACCGGGCGCTGGTGGCCGGCACGGTCATGAGCGCCGTCCGCTTCTCCTGCATCCACCCGGCCGCGCTGGACAGGGTCGTGGCGAAGGCACACTTCCTCCGGAGAGACTCCTCGTTCTACCGGCAGGTCGAGTTCGCCAGGGAGTACCACAGCGACCCGGAGGGACAGCACCTCAACTACCACCGCAACAACAGGCAATTCTAA
- the LOC136432032 gene encoding kelch-like protein 26, with protein sequence MDISLGLECVATLQTWVRGARESLVVLGGCCLTPEALVEDSVLSSEVTTLRHNRDAWSGLTKMPLSRVHGSKVRGLQFASVAVLDNFLYVAGGFHDTGDCGDHVDCTDVVMRFDPRISAWHRVRSMLSPRRHFQLVAVNGYLYALGGTVLRDPYQSVERYSFSLFIYLTRNTFFVWYAPSQRRWQHVSPLTEDLDAFAAVSLAGWLMVSGGREFGMTAAVRRVQVLDPYTGSWDERCPMWTPRANHNMVATSRHIYVLGGEVQFSDDAAPFALTIVERYDPFPNQWTVVPGDTLPRLEAAAAVVNEDIYLVGGYDPADPFVPSDSVQVYSTREQTWRPAPSMPRGLMGACASSLIIRGTDLL encoded by the exons ATGGACATAAGTCTAGGACTTGAGTGTGTCGCCACCTT gcagaccTGGGTGCGCGGCGCCAGGGAGTCCCTGGTGGTGCTGGGCGGCTGCTGCCTCACGCCCGAGGCTCTGGTGGAGGACAGCGTTCTCTCCTCAGAGGTGACGACGCTCCGACACAACCGGGACGCGTGGTCAGGCTTGACGAAAATGCCTCTGTCCAGAGTTCACGGCAGCAAG GTCAGAGGACTGCAGTTCGCCTCCGTGGCCGTTCTGGACAATTTCCTGTACGTCGCCGGCGGGTTCCACGACACGGGCGACTGCGGGGACCACGTGGACTGCACCGACGTCGTCATGCGCTTCGACCCAAGAATCTCCGCCTGGCACCGGGTCCGCAGCATGCTGTCGCCGCGGCGGCACTTCCAGCTCGTCGCCGTGAACGGCTACCTGTACGCACTCGGCGGCACGGTGCTCCGAGACCCGTACCAGTCGGTGGAGAGGTACAGTTttagtttatttatctatttaaccAGGAATACATTTTTCGTCTG GTACGCTCCGAGCCAGCGGCGCTGGCAGCACGTCTCGCCGCTGACGGAGGACCTCGACGCCTTCGCCGCCGTGTCCCTGGCCGGGTGGTTGATGGTGTCCGGCGGGAGGGAGTTTGGCATGACGGCGGCCGTGAGGAGGGTACAGGTGCTGGACCCCTACACCGGCTCCTGGGACGAGCGCTGCCCCATGTGGACGCCGCGAGCCAACCACAACATGGTGGCCACCAGCAG ACATATCTACGTGCTTGGCGGCGAGGTGCAGTTCTCGGACGACGCGGCTCCCTTCGCCCTGACGATCGTCGAGCGGTACGACCCGTTCCCCAACCAGTGGACGGTGGTTCCCGGCGACACGCTGCCGAGGCTGGAGGCCGCCGCCGCCGTGGTCAACGAGGACATCTACCTGGTGGGAGGGTACGACCCCGCGGACCCGTTCGTGCCGAGCGACTCCGTGCAGGTGTACAGCACGAGGGAGCAGACCTGGCGGCCGGCGCCCAGCATGCCCCGCGGGCTTATGGGAGCTTGTGCCTCTTCTCTCATCATACGGGGCACTGACTTGTTATGA
- the LOC136433895 gene encoding major facilitator superfamily domain-containing protein 6-like: MKQVGLLPSQIGVIKSGGKFMSFIIEPVIGTIADKTGRSKIVAVFSVLAASALVFSLFFVPPVTSTAASERDLAEPDNRDTQSWFSVTFWLFFWILFIANGVQFSTVFQVRAATYQIIKKNGRGEFGRQRAFGSAGFALFGLLSGVAMDTITNRTSPENPGNRTSPDIPGNKSDYSVAFYMYLTFMALSVASLLVMKEWNIKPSPGLLKGMGRLFSQPHLIIVLFAVLLLGVYDGASGTFLFLHLKDLGARQTVLGTYVVVKTVSEIPAFVISTWIIKKIGYPAVLGGGFLAFGLRFLLYSFVSNPWWAVAIDTLNGYQAVTWAAATSYASISAPDDLQTVIQGIVATTFHGLGHTLGNLVGGPIFQHYGAVVLFRSVAVSCLIGLLLFCLLYGCFGRKENPTERHSDTGKENERQRKPTLVPAMDVTESAAPRPGAFLSGGSVTNGAGEHIGLLRLVRPQDQDTAGRMEALISH, from the exons ATGAAACAGGTGGGGCTGCTGCCGTCCCAGATAGGTGTGATCAAGTCTGGCGGGAAGTTCATGTCGTTTATCATCGAGCCTGTCATCGGCACAATTGCAGACAAGACTGGAAG GTCAAAAATAGTGGCAGTCTTTTCCGTACTGGCCGCTTCCGCTCTGGTCTTCTCGCTGTTTTTCGTTCCGCCAGTAACCTCGACAGCTGCGTCGGAGAGAGATCTAGCGGAGCCAGACAATAGAGACACACAGTCGTGGTTCTCCGTGACCTTCTGGCTATTCTTCTGGATTCTCTTCATCGCTAACGGTGTACAATTCAGCACGGTATTTCAG GTGCGGGCAGCAACGTATCAGATCATCAAGAAAAACGGAAGAGGCGAATTCGGACGACAGCGTGCATTTGGATCGGCGGGATTCGCGCTTTTTGGTCTGCTGTCCGGCGTTGCTATGGATACGATCACCAATCGGACGAGTCCAGAGAACCCTGGGAACAGGACGAGTCCAGACATCCCTGGGAACAAGAGTGACTATTCTGTGgccttctacatgtatctgaccTTTATGGCCCTATCCGTGGCTTCCCTGCTGGTGATGAAAGAATGGAATATCAAACCGTCGCCAGGACTCCTGAAAGGCATGGGTAGGCTCTTTTCGCAACCACATCTCATCATCGTCCTGTTTGCCGTTCTCCTGTTAGGTGTCTATGATGGCGCCAGCGGAACATTCCTGTTCCTGCATTTGAAAGACCTGGGTGCCAGGCAGACTGTCCTTGGCACGTACGTGGTCGTCAAAACCGTGTCGGAGATCCCGGCGTTCGTAATTTCCACTTGGATCATAAAAAAGATCGGGTACCCGGCGGTACTCGGTGGCGGTTTCTTAGCTTTCGGTCTCAGGTTCCTGCTGTACTCGTTTGTGAGCAATCCGTGGTGGGCCGTAGCAATAGATACACTCAACGGGTACCAGGCGGTCACGTGGGCAGCGGCGACGTCATACGCGAGCATCTCTGCTCCGGATGACTTACAGACGGTCATACAGGGGATCGTAGCCACAACTTTCCACGGTCTCG GCCACACTTTGGGCAACCTGGTCGGCGGACCAATATTCCAACATTACGGCGCAGTGGTGCTCTTCCGGTCCGTCGCTGTTTCCTGTCTGATCGGACTCCTCCTGTTCTGCCTGCTGTACGGGTGTTTCGGGAGAAAAGAGAACCCTACAG AACGACACTCGGATACCGGGAAAGAGAACGAAAGGCAAAGGAAGCCGACTTTGGTGCCAGCCATGGACGTGACCGAGTCGGCTGCCCCGAGACCAGGCGCGTTCCTCAGCGGTGGAAGTGTGACCAACGGAGCCGGGGAACACATCGGCCTCCTCCGCCTGGTCAGGCCACAGGACCAAGACACTGCCGGCCGGATGGAAGCGCTGATTAGCCATTAA
- the LOC136433896 gene encoding uncharacterized protein → MASSDDGHSKDREPQRSHYYTVFRYGENGTSEEHYLEVLRDERCDRRRARTAGESPPVYHNSRLADRIRTFNQLAGGEEPGSRTKKSSADTAQTDSRGKHSRGDRKAGDKASQGRHRQNCESGDKTTRSKTSLGTCKSGNAEPIARGRYHADVHSYVLDTRRSSTDRCHARLSIEMSVTDPAVVPVQNQLLLTALQALFIPSCPGICIERVLCLQDKVSGAVMRCEVRPTFWCRSYENCKAALFLSSEAKKKVKHERQFLLRALRYVLQTGDIAVFIVV, encoded by the exons ATGGCGAGCAGCGATGACGGCCATTCGAAGGACAGGGAACCACAGAGATCCCATTACTACACAGTGTTCCGGTACGGGGAAAACGGGACTTCCGAAGAACACTATCTGG AGGTCCTGCGCGACGAGAGGTGCGACAGACGACGAGCGAGGACCGCCGGCGAGAGTCCGCCAGTCTACCACAACTCCCGCCTGGCGGATCGCATCCGTACTTTCAACCAACTGGCCGGCGGAGAAGAACCAGGAAGTCGCACGAAGAAGTCCTCAGCCGACACCGCACAGACCGATTCGCGTGGCAAGCACAGTCGCGGCGATAGAAAGGCCGGGGACAAGGCGTCGCAAGGCAGACACCGCCAGAACTGCGAAAGCGGAGATAAAACGACCCGGAGCAAAACGTCGCTAGGCACCTGCAAGAGCGGCAATGCTGAGCCGATCGCCAGAGGGCGCTACCACGCGGATGTACACAGTTACGTGCTGGACACGAGGCGTAGCTCCACGGACAGATGCCACGCCAGGCTCTCCATAGAGATGTCCGTGACGGACCCTGCCGTTGTACCGGTGCAAAACCAGCTTCTGCTGACCGCGCTCCAAGCCCTCTTCATCCCCTCATGCCCGGGCATCTGTATAGAGCGGGTCCTCTGTCTTCAG GATAAAGTCAGTGGCGCAGTCATGAGATGCGAAGTCAGGCCGACGTTCTGGTGCAGATCGTACGAGAACTGCAAGGCGGCGCTGTTCCTGTCTTCCGAGGCGAAGAAGAAAGTGAAGCACGAGAGACAGTTTCTGCTGAGGGCCCTGCGCTACGTCCTACAAACGGGAGACATCGCTGTCTTCATAGTTGTTTAG
- the LOC136433894 gene encoding fatty acid-binding protein, heart-like has translation MPQYSQAFVCILNSSRELIFNRNCLSVAFGRKMSPPERVDLSGTWKMVHVENFDAYLQALGIGFVLRAIAKMLSNTQIIEQDGDSFYVKDINTLQTHEVTFQIGVPVEGTTVIGKYRVTVTWDGDVLRGHTETDKGIIRTERYIQEDGTMLYSMTAPNGVKTTQIFVKQ, from the exons ATGCCGCAATATTCTCAGGCCTTTGTCTGTATTTTGAATTCATCGCGTGAGTTAATTTTTAACAGAAACTGTCTGAGCGTCGCGTTCGGAAGAAAAATGTCACCGCCGGAAAGAGTTGACCTCTCGGGGACCTGGAAGATGGTGCACGTCGAGAATTTCGATGCGTATCTGCAGGCGCTTG GCATTGGGTTTGTTCTTCGTGCCATCGCTAAGATGTTGAGCAACACCCAGATCATCGAGCAGGATGGAGACAGCTTCTACGTCAAGGATATCAACACCTTACAG ACGCACGAAGTCACGTTCCAGATAGGAGTTCCAGTGGAGGGAACCACCGTGATAGGGAAGTACAGG GTTACAGTCACATGGGACGGAGACGTTTTACGAGGCCACACCGAGACAGACAAGGGGATCATCCGGACTGAGCGATATATTCAGGAGGACGGCACCATGCTTTAC TCAATGACAGCTCCGAACGGTGTGAAAACTACACAGATATTTGTCAAACAGTGA
- the LOC136433898 gene encoding uncharacterized protein isoform X1, translated as MLRAVLAVVVAIVFATAVVSGEWCGSFNCPRTYASDDSDEKYCCGSDRCCNDCKQSTVDPCRSSGGSSGWPSFSIWPIFTALGFLIFIISIACRCYFLRKARQRNQSQAVQMAPAAQPMQSPPGQYPQYPPTQPPVYPQYPPGQPPPYPTQAPAGQPPPYPTQAPPYPAQNPGYPQNPPYPQNPPYPQNPPYPQNPPDPAYPPKV; from the exons ATGTTGCGGGCAGTACTTGCCGTTGTCGTCGCCATCGTTTTTGCTACAG CAGTTGTGAGCGGAGAGTGGTGCGGGTCCTTCAACTGTCCGCGTACGTACGCGTCCGACGACTCCGACGAGAAGTACTGCTGCGGGTCTGACCGATGCTGTAACGACTGTAAGCAGTCCACCGTGGACCCCTGCAGGTCCAGCGGTGGGTCGAGCGGCTGGCCGAG TTTCAGCATCTGGCCGATTTTTACAGCCCTCGGTTTCCTGATCTTCATCATCTCCATTGCCTGCCGCTGCTACTTCCTGAGAAAGGCCAGGCAGAGGAACCAATCGCAGG CGGTCCAGATGGCTCCTGCCGCGCAGCCCATGCAGAGCCCACCGGGCCAGTATCCGCAGTACCCCCCTACACAGCCTCCAGTCTACCCACAGTACCCACCCGGACAACCCCCACCATACCCCACACAAGCCCCAGCTGGACAGCCCCCACCCTACCCCACACAAGCCCCACCCTACCCTGCACAAAACCCGGGCTACCCACAGAACCCACCCTACCCACAGAACCCACCCTACCCACAGAACCCACCCTACCCACAAAACCCCCCTGATCCTGCTTATCCACCCAAGGTTTAG